In Clostridia bacterium, the following are encoded in one genomic region:
- a CDS encoding PadR family transcriptional regulator, which translates to MSLKHGLLGLLTLRKSSGYDLSKLFQESLSYFWVANQSQIYRELDKMEELGWVVSSKVEQDARPNKRVYAITKEGNAELIRYLKDDSAEELGVVRNPLLMKLFFSSMVDREYAIRLLENYREVCYKAMEEVKAQVAEIGEPEESAAKPAYWLYSTNYSVAYYEFQIKWIDETVARIRSLK; encoded by the coding sequence ATGTCGTTAAAACACGGATTATTGGGTCTTTTGACGCTGCGTAAGTCTTCGGGATACGATCTTTCCAAGCTGTTTCAGGAGTCTTTGAGCTATTTTTGGGTGGCGAATCAAAGCCAGATCTACCGCGAACTCGATAAGATGGAAGAGCTCGGATGGGTCGTCTCTTCCAAAGTCGAGCAGGACGCCCGCCCGAATAAAAGGGTGTACGCGATCACGAAAGAGGGCAACGCGGAACTCATTCGCTATTTGAAAGACGATAGCGCGGAAGAACTCGGCGTCGTCCGCAATCCGCTTTTGATGAAACTTTTCTTCTCTTCGATGGTGGATCGGGAGTACGCGATTCGTCTTCTCGAAAACTATCGCGAAGTCTGCTATAAGGCGATGGAAGAGGTCAAGGCGCAGGTCGCGGAGATCGGCGAGCCCGAGGAGAGTGCGGCGAAGCCCGCTTATTGGCTGTATTCCACGAACTATTCCGTGGCGTATTACGAATTCCAAATCAAATGGATCGACGAGACGGTCGCTCGGATCCGTTCGCTCAAATAG